Proteins encoded in a region of the Halodesulfovibrio marinisediminis DSM 17456 genome:
- the rpsT gene encoding 30S ribosomal protein S20, with protein sequence MANHKSAIKRHRQSLKRAARNRAMKTRVRNVVKDVRAAVLEEDLAKAQEALRVANGILDKAAGKGVLHWKTAGRKISRLSKAVAGIKA encoded by the coding sequence TTGGCTAACCATAAATCTGCCATCAAGAGACATCGTCAGTCCCTTAAGCGTGCTGCACGTAACCGTGCAATGAAAACTCGCGTTCGTAACGTTGTTAAAGACGTTCGCGCTGCAGTACTCGAAGAAGATCTGGCGAAAGCTCAGGAAGCTCTCCGCGTAGCTAACGGTATTCTGGATAAAGCAGCCGGTAAAGGCGTGCTCCATTGGAAAACCGCTGGTCGCAAGATCTCCCGTCTGAGCAAGGCTGTTGCTGGCATCAAAGCCTAG
- the trkA gene encoding Trk system potassium transporter TrkA: MRLFHREPKVDQLKVVIVGAGEVGYHISHRLAQEHKQVVVIDQDENALRRVSEILDVQTILGSGSSPEVLKDAGAANADIFLAVTDSDEVNIIACLFANIIAPNAKKLARIRNEEYSGYSKELSEELLNISAVINPEVEVIKSIDRLLSMPGAVDFNEFAAGKIKLIGVRMGHGPLLGQALIDFRSVVPDTNVIIAAIVRDNKLIIPGGSDTIQQDDIVYFVCKDTSIESVRKASGRSLDPIKNAFIIGGGNIGFRLASLFDKKGIHTKIVDSNPDRCSVLAEKLDAPLVLCGDGTDQEFLQEENIAEMDVVVSLTSDEETNILTSLLAKNLGVKKTVTRVNKLAYQPLIKAVGIDHSVSPRLSAVNSILQYVRQGNVLSSVSISGEGAEALEAIAENNSEIVGKPIKDLPFPKGTLVIGIMRDREVIIPSGDSVIHPDDRIIILTTPENVARVEQALLVKLQSV, translated from the coding sequence ATGCGTTTATTCCATCGGGAACCTAAAGTTGACCAGCTTAAAGTTGTTATCGTCGGAGCTGGCGAAGTTGGTTATCACATTTCGCATAGGCTTGCTCAGGAACATAAGCAGGTCGTTGTGATTGATCAGGATGAAAATGCACTGCGTAGAGTCTCAGAGATTCTTGATGTGCAAACTATTCTTGGTTCTGGTTCCAGTCCAGAAGTGCTCAAAGACGCTGGTGCTGCAAATGCAGATATTTTTCTTGCAGTGACAGACAGTGATGAGGTCAATATTATCGCATGCTTATTTGCGAATATTATTGCTCCAAATGCAAAGAAGCTCGCGCGTATCCGTAATGAAGAATACAGTGGGTACAGCAAAGAGCTTTCAGAAGAACTTCTTAATATTTCAGCTGTCATCAACCCTGAGGTTGAGGTTATCAAGAGCATTGATCGTCTTTTGTCTATGCCTGGCGCTGTTGACTTCAATGAGTTTGCAGCGGGCAAGATTAAATTGATCGGTGTTCGTATGGGGCATGGTCCTTTGCTGGGGCAGGCTCTTATAGACTTCAGAAGTGTTGTTCCTGATACGAACGTAATTATTGCTGCGATTGTACGTGATAATAAACTTATTATTCCGGGTGGTAGCGACACTATTCAACAAGACGATATAGTGTACTTCGTTTGTAAGGATACAAGTATTGAATCCGTGCGTAAGGCTTCTGGACGAAGCCTTGATCCTATTAAAAATGCATTTATTATCGGTGGCGGTAATATTGGATTCCGACTTGCTTCTTTGTTCGATAAAAAAGGCATCCATACCAAAATCGTGGATTCGAATCCTGACCGTTGTAGTGTTCTTGCTGAAAAACTTGATGCGCCGCTCGTTTTGTGTGGCGATGGTACAGATCAGGAGTTTTTACAGGAAGAGAATATTGCTGAAATGGATGTAGTAGTTTCTCTTACATCAGACGAAGAAACTAATATTCTTACCTCGCTGCTTGCTAAAAACCTTGGCGTAAAGAAAACAGTAACTCGCGTGAACAAGCTTGCGTACCAGCCGCTGATTAAAGCTGTTGGTATTGATCACTCTGTTTCACCGCGTTTGTCTGCTGTTAACTCTATCTTGCAGTATGTGCGTCAGGGCAACGTTCTTTCCTCTGTTTCAATCAGTGGTGAAGGTGCGGAAGCTTTGGAAGCCATTGCTGAAAATAATTCTGAGATTGTCGGCAAGCCGATTAAAGACCTGCCGTTTCCTAAAGGAACACTGGTTATCGGTATCATGCGCGACAGGGAAGTTATTATCCCTAGCGGCGATAGCGTTATTCACCCTGATGACCGTATTATTATCCTAACTACGCCTGAAAACGTTGCGCGAGTAGAGCAAGCTTTACTTGTTAAGCTTCAGTCCGTGTAG
- a CDS encoding TrkH family potassium uptake protein, with product MRVKYCLYIIGALLGAVGLTMFFPIGWALYYQDEGLIPLLLSTVVTLWSGAALFMLFRPKQKLMMNHREGMAIVAIGWLAAGLAGALPFYFGNVFPSWTDCVFESISGFTTTGSSVMTDIESVAKSLLMWRSLTHWLGGMGIIVLSLAILPFLGVGGMQLYKAEVPGPVPDKLKPRIKDTAAALWKVYVFFSILLCILLMFGGMNLFDAICHTFGTMATGGFSTKNTSAGYYNSAYIDWVITIFMFIAGANFSLHFRALAGDVKCFWKDSEFRFYTAIIVLFTAIITYTVYGSNYDSFSASLQYAAFQVVSICTTTGFATADYEQWAPLAQALLLFLMFLGGCAGSTGGGMKCMRIQLLLKQGYHELFRLVHPRAVKHIKLGGRTVQSSVMSGVLGFFVIYLALFVLSGFLLSATGLDVLTSFAAVVACIGNIGPGLGSVGPAENFAHLPIFAKWVLTLCMLLGRLEIYTVFILFVPEFWKK from the coding sequence ATGCGAGTTAAATATTGCCTTTACATTATTGGAGCATTGCTTGGGGCTGTTGGCCTCACCATGTTTTTTCCTATTGGCTGGGCGTTGTATTATCAGGATGAGGGTTTAATTCCGTTACTGCTTTCAACAGTGGTTACCCTTTGGAGTGGGGCAGCTTTGTTTATGCTGTTCCGTCCGAAGCAAAAGCTAATGATGAACCATAGGGAGGGCATGGCAATTGTTGCCATCGGCTGGCTTGCTGCTGGTCTTGCAGGAGCGTTGCCGTTCTATTTTGGTAATGTCTTTCCCTCGTGGACAGATTGTGTTTTTGAATCCATCTCGGGTTTTACCACAACTGGTTCAAGTGTAATGACGGACATTGAGTCCGTGGCGAAAAGTTTGCTTATGTGGCGTAGTCTGACGCACTGGCTTGGCGGCATGGGTATTATTGTGCTTTCGCTGGCTATTCTTCCTTTCCTCGGTGTTGGTGGTATGCAGCTGTATAAGGCTGAAGTGCCGGGACCGGTTCCAGATAAGCTTAAACCTCGTATTAAAGATACAGCAGCAGCATTGTGGAAGGTTTATGTTTTCTTCTCCATTTTGCTTTGTATTTTGCTGATGTTCGGTGGCATGAATTTGTTTGATGCCATTTGTCATACCTTTGGTACGATGGCTACTGGTGGTTTTTCTACCAAAAATACATCTGCCGGATACTACAATAGCGCGTATATTGACTGGGTGATTACTATTTTTATGTTCATTGCCGGTGCTAACTTTTCTCTGCATTTCAGAGCATTGGCAGGTGATGTTAAATGTTTTTGGAAAGACTCAGAATTCAGATTTTATACCGCAATTATCGTGCTGTTTACTGCCATAATCACTTATACAGTATACGGCTCAAATTATGATTCTTTCTCAGCTTCCCTGCAGTATGCAGCGTTTCAGGTGGTTTCTATTTGTACTACCACTGGTTTTGCGACTGCTGACTATGAACAATGGGCACCGTTGGCTCAGGCTTTACTGCTGTTTTTGATGTTCCTAGGTGGCTGTGCGGGCTCTACTGGCGGTGGTATGAAATGCATGCGCATTCAGCTGCTATTAAAACAGGGATATCATGAACTGTTCAGGTTAGTGCATCCGAGAGCCGTTAAGCACATCAAGCTTGGGGGGCGTACCGTTCAGTCAAGCGTTATGTCTGGCGTGCTTGGTTTCTTTGTTATTTATCTTGCGCTCTTTGTCCTTTCTGGATTCCTGCTTTCAGCGACTGGTCTGGATGTATTAACGTCCTTTGCTGCCGTTGTTGCTTGTATTGGTAACATTGGGCCTGGCCTTGGCTCTGTTGGTCCTGCAGAAAACTTTGCGCACTTGCCTATATTTGCAAAGTGGGTGTTAACGCTATGTATGTTGTTAGGACGACTTGAGATCTACACCGTCTTTATTCTATTTGTTCCCGAATTTTGGAAAAAATAA
- a CDS encoding adenylate kinase, which translates to MNILIFGPNGSGKGTQGALIKKKYDGMAHIESGAIFRAHIGGGTELGKKAKEYIDRGDLVPDEITIPMVLETLKVEGAKGWLLDGFPRNMVQAEKLYDALKEENIKLDYVVEILLPREVAKNRIMGRRLCENDNNHPNNIFIEPIKPNGDVCRVCGGALSARADDQDEDAINKRHDIYYNTGDGTLAAAYFYKDLAAKGETNYIELDGEGTIESIKETLISKLS; encoded by the coding sequence GTGAACATTCTCATTTTCGGACCAAATGGCAGTGGTAAAGGTACTCAGGGCGCTCTCATTAAGAAAAAGTACGATGGCATGGCTCACATCGAGTCTGGTGCTATCTTCCGCGCACACATTGGCGGCGGAACTGAGCTTGGCAAGAAAGCTAAAGAATACATCGACCGCGGTGACCTCGTACCTGACGAAATCACCATTCCTATGGTTCTCGAAACTCTGAAAGTAGAAGGCGCTAAGGGCTGGCTGCTTGACGGTTTCCCACGCAACATGGTTCAGGCTGAAAAGCTTTACGATGCTCTTAAAGAAGAGAACATCAAACTTGACTACGTTGTAGAAATCCTTCTTCCTCGCGAAGTTGCTAAAAACCGCATCATGGGTCGTCGTCTTTGTGAAAATGACAACAACCACCCTAACAACATCTTTATCGAGCCAATTAAGCCAAACGGCGACGTATGTCGTGTATGTGGCGGTGCTCTTTCTGCTCGTGCTGATGATCAGGACGAAGATGCAATCAACAAACGTCACGACATCTACTACAACACCGGTGACGGTACCCTTGCTGCTGCGTACTTCTACAAAGATCTCGCTGCAAAAGGTGAAACAAACTACATTGAGCTTGATGGTGAAGGTACTATTGAATCCATCAAAGAAACCCTTATCTCCAAGCTCTCTTAG
- the tilS gene encoding tRNA lysidine(34) synthetase TilS yields the protein MNRHLPTKLQELNPKTAHICLGIENFITSKLKTPLKGSVLLVALSGGVDSSTLLIILSCLAQKNGCRIHAAHFNHQLRPEADAEEAHVRQLCESLHIELKVDSQDVTAFASRHKLGLEEAARMVRYKFLERERRALNADWIVTGHHANDLAEDVIMRLIRGTGWPALGGMEGKCNNRKILRPLLSTPKETLISFANACSLYWCEDASNEDENFLRNRVRSQVIPLLCKENPAFLNAITSLWELAQIDTDHWSALIKQYLENTDFNTPTLLKEDLESMSQATRLRVYKAVLSSMGKGQPLQQNLLALDAAWQANVGGKIVQFPGNKIATIRKGAIYFSYR from the coding sequence ATGAACAGACATCTTCCGACTAAATTACAAGAACTCAATCCCAAGACAGCACACATCTGTCTTGGGATTGAGAATTTTATCACAAGCAAACTTAAAACACCTCTAAAAGGCTCTGTTTTGCTTGTTGCTCTTTCGGGAGGAGTCGATTCCAGTACTCTGCTCATCATACTTTCCTGCCTTGCCCAAAAGAATGGCTGCCGCATTCATGCTGCACACTTTAACCACCAACTTCGTCCTGAAGCTGATGCGGAAGAAGCACATGTCCGCCAGCTCTGTGAATCATTACACATTGAATTAAAAGTAGATTCTCAAGACGTCACAGCCTTCGCTTCCCGCCACAAATTAGGACTAGAGGAAGCAGCGCGCATGGTAAGGTATAAATTTTTAGAAAGAGAACGGCGGGCATTAAACGCCGACTGGATTGTAACAGGGCACCACGCGAACGATCTTGCAGAAGACGTTATCATGCGTCTTATTCGTGGCACTGGATGGCCTGCTCTTGGTGGTATGGAAGGGAAATGCAATAATCGTAAAATATTACGCCCACTGCTTTCGACACCAAAAGAAACTCTTATTTCATTTGCCAACGCATGTTCCCTTTACTGGTGTGAGGATGCGTCAAATGAAGATGAAAATTTCCTACGCAACCGCGTAAGATCACAAGTTATCCCACTGTTATGCAAAGAGAATCCAGCCTTTCTCAATGCAATAACGTCTCTTTGGGAACTTGCACAGATTGATACTGATCACTGGTCAGCTTTGATAAAGCAATACCTTGAGAATACTGACTTTAACACACCGACATTGCTCAAAGAAGACCTTGAATCCATGTCCCAAGCTACAAGGCTGCGAGTCTATAAAGCAGTACTGAGCAGCATGGGCAAAGGCCAACCGCTTCAACAGAACCTGCTTGCGCTGGATGCAGCGTGGCAAGCCAATGTTGGCGGGAAGATAGTGCAGTTTCCCGGTAATAAAATTGCCACTATTCGAAAGGGTGCAATTTATTTTAGCTACCGATGA